The following proteins come from a genomic window of Clupea harengus chromosome 22, Ch_v2.0.2, whole genome shotgun sequence:
- the si:dkey-192k22.2 gene encoding uncharacterized protein si:dkey-192k22.2 isoform X3 produces the protein MWVKGQPICNGEINSTEQNISSYWLLCETQTNLTNLFVNTSLIETHLEVSLSVRVDSPSAHNVTVHHQLENASSFIRSSEHLQGLFHCCVTPNNNTQNLLQNTTPPHPFSGVSHCFLHAQRNNQTASFYCPHQMEGRNESKRVWFGLILIVISITVVTVVYQVLCKPKHLKRKVERLPDSAYQPRRLTIRRTTSFDGIPEQSLLPRYSTGDVFFEATSQKDEETLLQVYKNRIELSPIREVEKNEVTGEKQESGGSLLPTQDFTHCQWGPMSQLHHRGHPPTVSLMSVTTEDQN, from the exons ATGTGGGTGAAGGGCCAACCCATCTGCAATGGAGAGATCAATAGCACAGAGCAGAACATTTCATCTTACTGGCTGCTGTGTGAAACACAGACCAACCTGACGAATCTTTTTGTCAATACCTCCCTCATAG AGACACACCTGgaagtgtctctgtctgtccggGTTGACAGTCCCTCAGCACATAATGTGACCGTGCACCATCAATTGGAAAACGCCAGCTCTTTTATAAGAAGCTCAGAACATCTTCAGGGGCTCTTTCACTGCTGTGTGACCCCCAACAACAACACCCAGAACCTCTTACAGAACACCACTCCTCCACATCCATTCTCCGGTGTCAGTCACTGTTTCCTGCATGCTCAGCGAAACAATCAGACCGCATCCTTTTATTGCCCTCATCAGATGGAAGGTA GAAATGAAAGTAAACGTGTGTGGTTTGGTCTCATCCTTATTGTGATATCCATAACTGTGGTGACTGTTGTTTATCAGGTTCTCTGCAAACCAAAGCATCTGAAGA GGAAAGTTGAGCGTCTTCCTGACAGTGCATACCAACCTCGTCGACTCACCATCAGAAGAACTACTT CATTTGATGGCATACCTGAACAGTCATTACTACCCAGATACTCCACAG gtGACGTGTTCTTTGAGGCCACATCTCAGAAGGACGAGG AGACACTTCTACAAGTCTACAAGAATAGGATAG AACTCTCACCTATTCGTGAAGTTGAAAAGAATGAAGTCACTGGTGAGAAACAAG AATCTGGCGGCTCACTGCTGCCGACCCAAGACTTCACACATTGCCAGTGGGGACCAATGT CCCAGCTGCATCACCGTGGACACCCACCAACCGTCAGTTTGATGTCTGTCACCACGGAGGATCAGAACTAA
- the si:dkey-192k22.2 gene encoding uncharacterized protein si:dkey-192k22.2 isoform X2 has product MTCAAVTKLLVVFLVAFILCLPEFFSSHRGLKVSFCCESFKPCADGSDGGCGGSEGMWVKGQPICNGEINSTEQNISSYWLLCETQTNLTNLFVNTSLIETHLEVSLSVRVDSPSAHNVTVHHQLENASSFIRSSEHLQGLFHCCVTPNNNTQNLLQNTTPPHPFSGVSHCFLHAQRNNQTASFYCPHQMEGNESKRVWFGLILIVISITVVTVVYQVLCKPKHLKRKVERLPDSAYQPRRLTIRRTTSFDGIPEQSLLPRYSTGDVFFEATSQKDEETLLQVYKNRIELSPIREVEKNEVTGEKQESGGSLLPTQDFTHCQWGPMSQLHHRGHPPTVSLMSVTTEDQN; this is encoded by the exons GATTAAAGGTGTCCTTCTGCTGTGAGAGCTTCAAGCCTTGTGCAGATGGCTCTGATGGCGGGTGTGGGGGGTCTGAGGGCATGTGGGTGAAGGGCCAACCCATCTGCAATGGAGAGATCAATAGCACAGAGCAGAACATTTCATCTTACTGGCTGCTGTGTGAAACACAGACCAACCTGACGAATCTTTTTGTCAATACCTCCCTCATAG AGACACACCTGgaagtgtctctgtctgtccggGTTGACAGTCCCTCAGCACATAATGTGACCGTGCACCATCAATTGGAAAACGCCAGCTCTTTTATAAGAAGCTCAGAACATCTTCAGGGGCTCTTTCACTGCTGTGTGACCCCCAACAACAACACCCAGAACCTCTTACAGAACACCACTCCTCCACATCCATTCTCCGGTGTCAGTCACTGTTTCCTGCATGCTCAGCGAAACAATCAGACCGCATCCTTTTATTGCCCTCATCAGATGGAAG GAAATGAAAGTAAACGTGTGTGGTTTGGTCTCATCCTTATTGTGATATCCATAACTGTGGTGACTGTTGTTTATCAGGTTCTCTGCAAACCAAAGCATCTGAAGA GGAAAGTTGAGCGTCTTCCTGACAGTGCATACCAACCTCGTCGACTCACCATCAGAAGAACTACTT CATTTGATGGCATACCTGAACAGTCATTACTACCCAGATACTCCACAG gtGACGTGTTCTTTGAGGCCACATCTCAGAAGGACGAGG AGACACTTCTACAAGTCTACAAGAATAGGATAG AACTCTCACCTATTCGTGAAGTTGAAAAGAATGAAGTCACTGGTGAGAAACAAG AATCTGGCGGCTCACTGCTGCCGACCCAAGACTTCACACATTGCCAGTGGGGACCAATGT CCCAGCTGCATCACCGTGGACACCCACCAACCGTCAGTTTGATGTCTGTCACCACGGAGGATCAGAACTAA
- the si:dkey-192k22.2 gene encoding uncharacterized protein si:dkey-192k22.2 isoform X1 — MTCAAVTKLLVVFLVAFILCLPEFFSSHRGLKVSFCCESFKPCADGSDGGCGGSEGMWVKGQPICNGEINSTEQNISSYWLLCETQTNLTNLFVNTSLIETHLEVSLSVRVDSPSAHNVTVHHQLENASSFIRSSEHLQGLFHCCVTPNNNTQNLLQNTTPPHPFSGVSHCFLHAQRNNQTASFYCPHQMEGRNESKRVWFGLILIVISITVVTVVYQVLCKPKHLKRKVERLPDSAYQPRRLTIRRTTSFDGIPEQSLLPRYSTGDVFFEATSQKDEETLLQVYKNRIELSPIREVEKNEVTGEKQESGGSLLPTQDFTHCQWGPMSQLHHRGHPPTVSLMSVTTEDQN; from the exons GATTAAAGGTGTCCTTCTGCTGTGAGAGCTTCAAGCCTTGTGCAGATGGCTCTGATGGCGGGTGTGGGGGGTCTGAGGGCATGTGGGTGAAGGGCCAACCCATCTGCAATGGAGAGATCAATAGCACAGAGCAGAACATTTCATCTTACTGGCTGCTGTGTGAAACACAGACCAACCTGACGAATCTTTTTGTCAATACCTCCCTCATAG AGACACACCTGgaagtgtctctgtctgtccggGTTGACAGTCCCTCAGCACATAATGTGACCGTGCACCATCAATTGGAAAACGCCAGCTCTTTTATAAGAAGCTCAGAACATCTTCAGGGGCTCTTTCACTGCTGTGTGACCCCCAACAACAACACCCAGAACCTCTTACAGAACACCACTCCTCCACATCCATTCTCCGGTGTCAGTCACTGTTTCCTGCATGCTCAGCGAAACAATCAGACCGCATCCTTTTATTGCCCTCATCAGATGGAAGGTA GAAATGAAAGTAAACGTGTGTGGTTTGGTCTCATCCTTATTGTGATATCCATAACTGTGGTGACTGTTGTTTATCAGGTTCTCTGCAAACCAAAGCATCTGAAGA GGAAAGTTGAGCGTCTTCCTGACAGTGCATACCAACCTCGTCGACTCACCATCAGAAGAACTACTT CATTTGATGGCATACCTGAACAGTCATTACTACCCAGATACTCCACAG gtGACGTGTTCTTTGAGGCCACATCTCAGAAGGACGAGG AGACACTTCTACAAGTCTACAAGAATAGGATAG AACTCTCACCTATTCGTGAAGTTGAAAAGAATGAAGTCACTGGTGAGAAACAAG AATCTGGCGGCTCACTGCTGCCGACCCAAGACTTCACACATTGCCAGTGGGGACCAATGT CCCAGCTGCATCACCGTGGACACCCACCAACCGTCAGTTTGATGTCTGTCACCACGGAGGATCAGAACTAA